Proteins from a single region of Campylobacter sputorum:
- a CDS encoding aryl-sulfate sulfotransferase, producing the protein MKKILSSVLVAGTILSVGITTSAFAAGGASGPVSYKPVGKLGAIHMNPYKVAPLTAVIMDGGYDVTDVKVVVKGKEGGGIDIKYDVSDNAVRQHGGIPVWGLYPEYRNSVEVSYKRNGEAMSETYLIYGPAVYLPGPGNNQIGTLPKANVVKMDDKFKDRLYLLNHIIRASTPNSGQAVWNHPAGGAMEWDNEPYNWIIDANGDVRWYMKADEIRDPSNIYKKGNMMGFDQTKDGALLFGMGQRYMKYDLMGREIFDRRLPLSYVDFSHHIEQTPKGTYIMRVASADQKRKDGKNVRSVRDVIIEVDESGKVVDEWKIYDILDPYRDTNILALDQGAVCLNVDASQAGHTLDKEALEDSSMPFGDVAGVGVGRNWAHINSVNYDASDDSIILSVRHQSAVVKIGRDKKVKWILGAAKGWNDKFKKYLLQPVDSKGKKIVCEDEGSKCPGYLNEKGGFDWTWTQHTAYVVPEKSKKGMPAVTVFDNGDSRGNEQPALASMKYSRAVEYVVDEKNMTVKQVWEYGKDRGFDWYSPITSVVEYQPKRDTMFIYSATAGLGKFLLGTGNTEPILNEIEDGTQNVKVEIRFTGLGATIGYRALPIDINKAFN; encoded by the coding sequence ATGAAAAAAATATTGAGTTCAGTTTTAGTAGCTGGCACCATTTTAAGTGTCGGTATTACAACATCTGCTTTTGCAGCTGGTGGAGCTAGTGGTCCTGTGTCATATAAACCAGTTGGTAAACTTGGAGCTATACATATGAATCCATACAAAGTAGCACCTCTTACAGCTGTTATTATGGATGGCGGATATGATGTTACAGATGTTAAAGTAGTAGTCAAAGGTAAAGAAGGTGGCGGTATTGATATAAAATACGATGTAAGCGATAACGCTGTAAGACAACATGGCGGAATTCCAGTTTGGGGACTATATCCTGAGTATAGAAACAGTGTAGAAGTAAGCTATAAAAGAAATGGCGAAGCTATGAGTGAAACATATTTGATTTATGGACCAGCGGTATATCTACCAGGACCAGGAAATAATCAAATAGGCACTCTTCCAAAAGCAAATGTTGTAAAAATGGATGATAAATTCAAAGATAGATTATATTTATTAAATCATATTATAAGGGCTTCTACTCCAAATTCAGGTCAAGCTGTTTGGAATCATCCAGCTGGTGGAGCAATGGAGTGGGATAATGAGCCATACAACTGGATTATAGATGCAAATGGTGATGTTAGATGGTATATGAAAGCTGATGAGATAAGAGATCCATCAAATATCTATAAAAAAGGTAACATGATGGGCTTTGATCAAACAAAAGACGGAGCACTTTTATTTGGCATGGGGCAAAGATATATGAAATATGATTTAATGGGTAGAGAAATTTTTGATAGAAGATTACCACTATCATATGTAGATTTTTCTCACCATATAGAACAAACTCCAAAAGGCACATATATTATGCGTGTTGCTTCAGCTGATCAAAAAAGAAAAGATGGCAAAAATGTTAGAAGTGTTAGAGATGTGATTATAGAGGTAGATGAGAGCGGAAAAGTAGTAGATGAGTGGAAAATTTATGATATTTTAGATCCATATAGAGACACAAATATTCTAGCACTAGACCAAGGCGCAGTTTGCTTAAATGTTGATGCAAGTCAAGCTGGTCATACACTTGATAAAGAAGCTCTAGAAGATAGTTCTATGCCGTTTGGAGATGTTGCTGGCGTTGGCGTTGGTAGAAACTGGGCGCATATCAACTCAGTAAATTATGATGCAAGCGATGATAGCATAATACTATCAGTTAGACATCAAAGTGCAGTTGTAAAAATCGGTAGGGATAAAAAAGTAAAATGGATTTTAGGTGCTGCTAAAGGATGGAATGATAAATTTAAAAAATATTTATTACAACCAGTTGATAGTAAAGGTAAAAAAATTGTTTGTGAAGATGAAGGTTCAAAATGCCCTGGATATTTAAATGAAAAAGGTGGATTTGACTGGACTTGGACACAACACACTGCTTATGTAGTTCCAGAAAAATCTAAAAAAGGTATGCCTGCTGTAACTGTTTTTGATAATGGTGATAGTCGTGGTAATGAACAACCAGCACTTGCTTCTATGAAATATAGCCGTGCTGTTGAATATGTAGTAGATGAGAAAAATATGACTGTAAAACAAGTTTGGGAATATGGCAAAGATAGAGGATTTGATTGGTATAGCCCTATTACTTCAGTTGTAGAGTATCAACCAAAAAGAGATACTATGTTTATATACTCAGCTACAGCAGGTTTAGGAAAATTCTTGCTTGGAACTGGAAATACTGAGCCTATATTAAATGAGATAGAAGATGGCACACAAAATGTTAAAGTAGAAATTCGCTTTACCGGTCTTGGTGCTACTATCGGATATAGAGCACTTCCTATAGATATAAACAAAGCTTTTAATTAA
- the dsbI gene encoding protein-disulfide oxidoreductase DsbI: protein MSLWSDFKSSPIDTMSRWQDQRFLWILMVVAMGGLVILAHSFFQNYLYMLPCEQCVYIRFSMIVMALGGIIAAINPKNIILKIIGYVFGFYGAIIGIGYSVKLHSIHEAVHGDDPFGVQGCSTDPNFPFGLPLAEWAPDWFKPTGDCGYDSPVVPDGAQLDAIQTFFTNFYSEGWYLVPSAKFLDMAQCTLMAYVLATVLLAAMLGSWIVTSIKNK from the coding sequence ATGAGTCTATGGAGTGATTTTAAAAGTTCGCCTATTGACACTATGTCAAGATGGCAAGATCAAAGATTTTTATGGATATTGATGGTAGTTGCTATGGGTGGGCTAGTTATATTAGCCCATAGCTTCTTTCAAAATTATCTATATATGTTGCCATGCGAACAATGTGTTTACATAAGATTTTCAATGATAGTAATGGCACTTGGTGGCATTATAGCAGCAATTAATCCGAAAAATATTATTCTTAAAATAATAGGTTATGTTTTTGGATTTTATGGAGCTATTATTGGTATAGGCTATAGTGTTAAACTCCACAGCATTCACGAAGCCGTTCACGGGGATGATCCTTTTGGTGTTCAAGGTTGTTCGACTGATCCTAATTTCCCTTTTGGTCTCCCGTTAGCTGAGTGGGCACCTGATTGGTTTAAACCAACAGGAGATTGTGGTTATGATTCTCCAGTTGTTCCAGATGGTGCACAGCTTGATGCAATTCAGACATTTTTTACAAATTTCTATTCTGAAGGCTGGTATTTGGTTCCATCTGCTAAATTTTTAGATATGGCACAATGTACACTTATGGCATATGTTTTAGCTACAGTGCTTTTAGCAGCTATGCTTGGATCATGGATTGTGACATCTATAAAAAATAAGTAA
- a CDS encoding thiol:disulfide interchange protein DsbA/DsbL, with protein sequence MMFLKTFTKSLVVLAMLTGISASAAVVEGTDYVKLEKPIANAEGTVIKVFSYDCPFCYKYDKAVTKPVMKKVPEMKFVPYHLATKGQFGKYGSEILAVMIAKDQAAGIDLLDDNSNFKKVKFALYKAYHDKKEKWGNDASKPENVEAFYKTALEPVGMTKADVDGAAKDQKVQDILNKWGMDQSSDSYMVAKIQGVPAFVVDGKYLIYTKSIKGIDQMANTIKELHNLK encoded by the coding sequence ATAATGTTTTTAAAAACTTTTACAAAGTCTTTAGTAGTTTTAGCTATGCTAACAGGAATCAGTGCAAGTGCAGCCGTAGTAGAGGGTACAGATTATGTTAAACTCGAAAAACCTATTGCTAATGCAGAAGGTACAGTTATAAAAGTATTTAGTTATGATTGTCCATTTTGCTATAAATATGACAAAGCTGTAACAAAACCTGTTATGAAAAAAGTACCAGAGATGAAATTTGTTCCATATCATTTAGCTACAAAAGGTCAATTTGGTAAGTATGGTAGCGAAATTCTTGCAGTTATGATTGCAAAAGATCAAGCAGCTGGTATTGATTTACTAGATGATAATTCAAATTTCAAAAAAGTAAAATTTGCTCTATATAAAGCTTATCATGACAAAAAAGAAAAATGGGGTAATGATGCTAGTAAACCTGAAAATGTTGAGGCGTTTTACAAAACAGCACTTGAACCAGTTGGTATGACTAAAGCAGATGTTGATGGAGCAGCTAAAGATCAAAAAGTTCAAGATATACTAAATAAATGGGGTATGGATCAAAGCAGTGATTCTTATATGGTAGCCAAAATACAAGGTGTTCCGGCATTTGTAGTTGATGGTAAATATCTTATCTATACAAAATCTATAAAAGGTATAGATCAAATGGCAAATACTATCAAAGAGCTTCATAATTTAAAATAA
- a CDS encoding tetratricopeptide repeat protein: MATTSLFSAEVSVFDAGNLDASNPYGLTKNEQVLLNNKNKVEKLNQSFGSTEAKLNNAIERIEGLQSIVEGNNAQIGRIEQRLNMLESGGSSGGDSAKGDLRKYVEESRAIQEKNNNEIKKVLAELSTLIDSINSNYVSKSDLSKMNLKDTTKVTTPKKKEPEAKVETTSLNSDFTSKSPADILKEASNMYKSKDYSGAKARYEYLISINHRPAEATFMLGEIEYFNTSYSSAIEYYQKSIAIYDKANYTPKLLYHTAISFDKVGDKNSADKFYKFLKSTYPNSEEAKVSPNR; the protein is encoded by the coding sequence ATGGCTACCACTTCACTATTTTCTGCAGAAGTTTCAGTATTTGATGCTGGAAATTTAGATGCTTCTAATCCTTATGGTCTTACAAAAAATGAGCAAGTTTTATTAAATAACAAAAACAAAGTAGAAAAACTAAATCAAAGTTTTGGAAGCACAGAAGCAAAACTAAATAACGCTATAGAGCGTATAGAGGGTCTTCAAAGTATTGTAGAGGGCAATAATGCTCAAATAGGCAGAATAGAGCAAAGACTTAATATGCTAGAAAGTGGCGGTTCAAGTGGTGGAGACTCTGCTAAGGGTGATCTTAGAAAGTATGTAGAAGAAAGTAGAGCTATACAAGAAAAAAATAACAATGAAATAAAAAAAGTTTTAGCCGAGCTAAGTACCTTGATAGATTCTATTAATTCAAACTATGTATCAAAAAGTGATTTATCTAAAATGAATTTAAAAGATACCACTAAAGTTACAACTCCAAAAAAGAAAGAACCAGAAGCTAAAGTAGAAACAACTTCATTAAATTCTGATTTTACTTCAAAATCTCCAGCCGATATTTTAAAAGAAGCATCTAATATGTATAAAAGCAAAGATTACTCAGGTGCTAAAGCAAGATATGAGTATCTTATAAGTATCAATCATCGACCAGCCGAAGCAACATTTATGCTTGGTGAAATTGAGTATTTTAACACATCCTACTCATCTGCTATAGAGTACTATCAAAAAAGTATAGCTATATATGATAAAGCAAACTATACTCCTAAATTACTATATCATACTGCAATTAGTTTTGATAAAGTTGGCGATAAAAATAGTGCTGATAAATTTTATAAATTTCTAAAAAGTACTTACCCAAATTCAGAAGAAGCGAAAGTTTCACCTAATCGTTAA
- a CDS encoding OmpA family protein, whose amino-acid sequence MKKILLVSVAAAAILFSGCSQKSPEVDTSASSQGVSSDYSGSRDTMSEADRLNALIAQLNSQIKTVYFDFDKFNIKSDMQPVVATNADLLSSSDASSLSIKLEGNCDEWGTDEYNYALGLKRAKAVKDALSSRGINADRISIVSNGKSNPVCTERSKSCDSQNRRADFTLLP is encoded by the coding sequence ATGAAAAAAATACTTTTAGTTTCAGTAGCAGCAGCTGCTATTTTATTTAGTGGTTGTAGCCAAAAAAGTCCAGAAGTTGACACAAGTGCAAGTTCACAAGGTGTAAGTAGCGATTATTCTGGTAGTAGAGATACAATGAGTGAGGCAGACAGACTTAATGCTCTTATAGCTCAACTTAATTCACAAATCAAAACAGTATATTTTGATTTTGATAAATTTAATATCAAAAGTGATATGCAACCAGTTGTAGCAACAAATGCCGATCTTCTTTCATCTTCAGATGCAAGTAGCTTGTCTATAAAATTAGAAGGAAACTGCGATGAGTGGGGAACAGATGAATATAACTATGCACTTGGATTAAAAAGAGCGAAAGCTGTTAAAGACGCGCTTTCTAGCCGTGGTATAAATGCAGATAGAATTTCTATCGTTAGCAATGGTAAAAGTAACCCAGTTTGTACTGAGAGATCAAAATCTTGCGATTCTCAAAATAGACGTGCAGATTTTACACTTCTTCCATAA
- the tolB gene encoding Tol-Pal system protein TolB codes for MKKIFLVMVMAINLFAVDATMSIVNQGVVLPKIVVQDATTEVSDEALKQKFFKLVVGDLKVGATFEVLDEYITSSYAGDPVSNVMSEKGAQIIYRYALQGSKNSSLKLNVKIIDPKKAQVRYEKVYDISNGEKYPYLAHKSVMDLIDNLGMSPVKWMANSIIFAREVSPMRSEIIIADYTLTYQKTIFRDGLNVFPKWANNEQSAFYYTKYNKTNLSIYRYDLDSGKNTKIIDGEGMLVASDVSEDGSKLLLTIAPHDQPDIYLYDLRNKNLKQLTDYKGIDVNGNFVDNDSRIVFVSDRLGYPNIYSQGINDKAIEQMVYQGRNNNSVSTYKNYIVYSSREDSIGQFGTRDFNLYLISTQTNYVRQLTSGGKNNFPRFSSDGGSIIFIKDMGGQTAVGIIRVNENKSFQFPLKIGKIQSVDW; via the coding sequence ATGAAAAAAATTTTCTTAGTAATGGTTATGGCGATTAATTTATTTGCAGTAGATGCTACTATGTCAATAGTTAATCAAGGTGTAGTTTTACCAAAAATAGTTGTTCAAGATGCAACAACCGAGGTCAGTGATGAAGCATTAAAACAGAAGTTTTTTAAATTAGTTGTGGGAGACTTAAAAGTTGGTGCTACTTTTGAAGTTTTAGATGAGTATATAACTAGTAGTTATGCTGGCGATCCAGTTAGTAATGTTATGAGTGAAAAAGGTGCACAAATTATATATAGATATGCACTACAAGGCTCAAAAAATTCTAGCTTAAAATTAAATGTAAAAATAATAGATCCAAAAAAAGCTCAGGTTAGATATGAAAAAGTGTACGATATATCAAATGGAGAAAAATACCCATATCTAGCACATAAAAGCGTCATGGATCTTATAGATAATCTTGGAATGTCTCCAGTAAAATGGATGGCTAATTCTATAATTTTTGCAAGAGAAGTTTCTCCTATGAGAAGCGAAATTATAATAGCTGATTATACGCTTACATACCAAAAAACTATATTCAGAGATGGTCTTAATGTATTTCCAAAATGGGCAAACAACGAGCAAAGTGCGTTTTATTATACTAAATATAATAAAACAAATTTGTCTATTTATAGATATGATCTAGATAGTGGCAAAAATACAAAAATAATAGATGGGGAAGGTATGCTTGTTGCTTCTGATGTGAGCGAAGATGGATCAAAACTTCTTTTAACTATAGCTCCACACGATCAACCAGATATATATCTATATGATTTAAGAAATAAAAATTTAAAACAACTAACCGATTATAAAGGTATCGATGTTAATGGAAATTTTGTTGATAATGATTCAAGAATAGTTTTTGTAAGTGATAGACTAGGATATCCAAATATATACTCTCAGGGCATTAATGATAAAGCAATAGAGCAGATGGTTTATCAAGGTAGAAACAATAACTCAGTAAGTACATATAAAAACTATATAGTATATTCTAGCAGAGAAGATAGTATAGGTCAATTTGGTACTAGGGATTTTAATTTATATCTAATATCAACACAAACAAATTATGTTAGACAATTAACATCTGGTGGTAAAAATAACTTTCCAAGATTTTCTAGCGATGGTGGAAGTATAATCTTTATAAAAGATATGGGTGGACAGACAGCTGTTGGTATAATAAGAGTAAATGAAAATAAAAGTTTTCAATTTCCTTTAAAAATTGGCAAAATTCAATCAGTAGATTGGTAG
- a CDS encoding TonB C-terminal domain-containing protein, with translation MVKNDNGVKYPVFSSFFFSFFIYLTLLLLLFFKITQYKEEAKKYTDTLDAFMDVVVIDSQIESNTPKTQKLKEEKLVEEKPVETQKIDEVVKEQTTMKEPKTQKEIKEVKEVKKELPPPPKPKEEPNIQDLFKAVDTSKIKDTKTQKKEVIKKEEVSSPQKVQSRKKSDNDTTTTKKSASDLVKGLEIDQIAKSPKAQSTGIYDPFYGAITRILEQHWRVYRAQTDNTAEVEINIDKYGKFSYNIVGLSPDNEFNQKVKKFLADMQNVTFPPAPAGKDNVIKVVLEDKTVTE, from the coding sequence ATGGTTAAAAATGATAATGGCGTAAAATATCCAGTTTTTAGTTCTTTTTTCTTTTCTTTTTTTATATATTTAACTCTTTTGTTGTTGCTTTTTTTTAAAATAACACAATATAAAGAAGAGGCAAAAAAATATACAGACACATTGGATGCGTTTATGGATGTTGTAGTAATTGATAGTCAAATAGAATCAAATACACCAAAAACACAAAAGCTAAAAGAGGAAAAGCTAGTTGAAGAAAAACCAGTTGAGACTCAAAAAATAGATGAAGTGGTAAAAGAACAAACTACTATGAAAGAGCCTAAAACTCAAAAAGAAATTAAAGAAGTAAAAGAGGTTAAAAAAGAACTACCGCCTCCGCCAAAGCCAAAGGAAGAACCTAATATTCAAGATTTGTTTAAGGCGGTAGATACATCCAAGATAAAAGATACAAAAACACAAAAGAAAGAAGTTATTAAAAAAGAAGAAGTTTCATCGCCACAAAAAGTTCAAAGTAGAAAAAAGAGTGATAATGATACAACAACTACTAAAAAGTCTGCAAGTGATCTTGTAAAAGGTCTAGAAATAGATCAAATTGCAAAGTCGCCAAAGGCACAGAGTACCGGTATATATGATCCTTTTTATGGAGCAATTACAAGGATACTTGAACAACATTGGAGAGTTTATCGTGCACAAACAGATAATACAGCAGAGGTTGAAATAAATATAGATAAATATGGTAAATTCAGCTACAATATAGTAGGATTATCTCCTGATAATGAGTTTAACCAAAAAGTTAAAAAATTCTTAGCAGATATGCAAAATGTTACATTTCCTCCAGCTCCAGCTGGTAAGGATAATGTTATTAAAGTAGTTTTAGAAGATAAAACAGTAACGGAGTGA
- a CDS encoding biopolymer transporter ExbD yields the protein MTTFEEDSPELNITPLVDIMLVLLAILMVTAPTLVYEEHITLPDGSKSSANQSKSKDLVIRVDVNKKVYIDQSTMSIMELPDNIMLLSSKYDKESPVYIKADKNLLYDDVMFVLKSVKNAGFTKVALQTNG from the coding sequence ATGACTACATTTGAGGAAGATTCACCAGAGTTAAATATAACTCCGCTTGTTGATATAATGCTAGTTCTACTAGCAATACTTATGGTTACAGCACCTACTTTGGTTTATGAAGAACATATTACTTTGCCAGATGGTTCAAAAAGCAGTGCAAATCAAAGTAAGTCTAAGGATTTAGTCATTAGAGTTGATGTTAATAAAAAGGTTTATATAGATCAAAGCACAATGTCTATAATGGAACTTCCTGACAATATAATGCTTTTGTCTTCAAAATATGATAAAGAATCACCCGTTTATATAAAAGCCGATAAAAATTTATTATATGATGATGTTATGTTTGTATTAAAAAGTGTTAAAAATGCTGGCTTTACAAAGGTAGCTTTACAAACAAATGGTTAA
- a CDS encoding MotA/TolQ/ExbB proton channel family protein, producing the protein MGGLDIFFDYFLRSSFITIFVLTWLSIYFIVSFTILISRLIGLKKWISDEQSALESFLMGSKVVPVNTILKKCTSDKISKEKLNICISKAQKNSTSGLTWLSIIASTSPFIGLFGTVVSILETFSKLGQSGGSISVIAPAISEALVATGCGIFVAIPAYTFHLILKRKSYELMYVINNEADIILANSKED; encoded by the coding sequence GTGGGCGGCTTAGATATATTTTTTGATTACTTTTTAAGAAGCAGTTTTATAACTATTTTTGTCTTAACATGGTTGTCTATATATTTTATTGTAAGTTTTACTATACTTATATCTAGATTAATTGGGCTTAAAAAATGGATTAGCGATGAACAAAGTGCCCTAGAATCCTTTTTGATGGGGAGTAAGGTTGTTCCTGTTAATACTATATTAAAAAAATGTACTTCAGATAAGATTTCAAAAGAAAAATTAAATATTTGTATAAGTAAAGCCCAAAAAAACTCCACAAGTGGATTAACTTGGCTTAGTATTATAGCTTCTACATCACCTTTTATAGGACTTTTTGGCACTGTCGTTTCAATATTAGAAACTTTTTCTAAGTTAGGACAAAGCGGCGGTTCTATAAGTGTAATAGCACCAGCTATTAGTGAGGCATTAGTTGCAACCGGATGTGGTATTTTCGTTGCTATCCCTGCTTATACTTTCCATCTTATACTTAAGAGAAAGTCATATGAACTTATGTATGTTATAAATAATGAAGCAGATATCATTTTGGCTAATTCCAAAGAAGATTAA
- the atpC gene encoding ATP synthase F1 subunit epsilon, with the protein MDTLKLEIVTPDGMIFSNDVKSVVIPGAEGELGILPRHASLITLLKAGAIVIEDVNGSHEVVAINWGYAKIDENHVSILADGTVYVSGNNDSELAKSLEDAKELISSMSSDSIAMASTMSKIDSTVRKH; encoded by the coding sequence ATGGATACATTGAAATTAGAAATTGTAACTCCTGATGGTATGATATTTTCAAATGATGTAAAATCGGTAGTTATTCCTGGAGCAGAGGGTGAGCTAGGTATTTTACCTAGACACGCCTCTTTGATAACGCTTCTTAAAGCAGGGGCAATAGTTATAGAAGATGTAAACGGTTCTCATGAAGTTGTTGCTATAAACTGGGGCTATGCTAAGATAGATGAAAATCATGTTAGTATATTAGCAGATGGAACTGTTTACGTTTCTGGAAATAATGATAGTGAGCTCGCAAAATCTTTAGAAGATGCAAAAGAGCTTATAAGTAGTATGAGTAGTGATAGTATAGCCATGGCTTCAACTATGTCAAAAATAGATAGTACGGTGAGAAAACATTAG
- the atpD gene encoding F0F1 ATP synthase subunit beta, with translation MKGIISQVMGPVVDVDFNDYLPKINEAIEVNYELDGKKIRLILEVAGHLGDNRARTIAMDMSDGLQRGLEVTALGAPITVPVGDKVLGRMFNVVGDLIDEGEVPEFDKRWAIHRDPPSFEDQSTKSEIFETGIKVVDLLAPYAKGGKVGLFGGAGVGKTVIIMELIHNVAFKHSGYSIFAGVGERTREGNDLYNEMKESGVLDKVALCYGQMNEPPGARNRIALTGLTMAEYFRDEMGLDVLMFIDNIFRFSQSGSEMSALLGRIPSAVGYQPTLASEMGKLQERITSTKKGSITSVQAVYVPADDLTDPAPATVFAHLDATTVLNRSIAEKGIYPAVDPLDSTSRMLDPQIVGTDHYNIARGVQQVLQKYKDLQDIIAILGMDELSEEDKLVVDRARKIEKYLSQPFFVAEVFTGSPGKYITLQETIEGFKGILEGKYDDLPENAFYMVGNIDEVIAKAEKIKQA, from the coding sequence ATGAAAGGAATAATCAGTCAGGTTATGGGACCTGTTGTAGATGTTGATTTTAATGATTATCTGCCTAAAATTAACGAAGCAATAGAAGTTAATTATGAATTAGATGGTAAAAAAATAAGACTTATTCTTGAAGTAGCTGGACATCTTGGCGATAACAGAGCAAGAACCATTGCTATGGATATGAGTGATGGTTTACAAAGAGGATTAGAAGTTACGGCTCTTGGTGCACCTATAACAGTTCCTGTTGGAGATAAAGTTTTGGGTAGAATGTTTAATGTTGTAGGTGACCTAATAGATGAAGGTGAAGTGCCAGAATTTGATAAAAGATGGGCTATCCATAGAGATCCTCCTTCTTTTGAAGATCAAAGTACAAAAAGTGAAATTTTTGAAACAGGTATAAAAGTAGTTGATCTTCTTGCACCTTATGCGAAAGGTGGTAAAGTTGGTTTATTTGGTGGTGCCGGTGTTGGAAAAACAGTTATCATAATGGAACTTATACATAATGTTGCATTTAAACACAGCGGTTATTCAATTTTTGCTGGTGTTGGCGAGAGAACAAGAGAAGGTAATGATCTTTATAATGAGATGAAAGAGTCTGGTGTTTTGGATAAAGTTGCCTTATGTTATGGACAAATGAATGAACCACCAGGAGCAAGAAACCGTATAGCATTAACAGGTCTTACGATGGCTGAGTATTTTAGAGATGAAATGGGACTTGATGTGTTAATGTTTATAGATAATATTTTTAGATTTTCTCAATCAGGTTCTGAAATGTCAGCGCTGCTTGGAAGAATTCCATCTGCTGTTGGTTATCAACCAACATTAGCAAGTGAGATGGGAAAACTTCAAGAAAGAATTACTTCTACTAAAAAAGGCTCAATAACATCTGTTCAAGCTGTTTATGTGCCAGCAGACGACTTAACCGATCCTGCGCCTGCAACAGTTTTTGCTCATCTTGATGCGACAACGGTTTTAAATAGAAGTATAGCTGAAAAAGGTATTTATCCAGCTGTTGATCCGCTTGATTCAACTTCAAGAATGTTGGATCCGCAAATTGTTGGCACAGATCATTATAATATTGCTCGTGGCGTTCAACAAGTATTGCAAAAATATAAGGATTTGCAAGATATAATAGCTATTCTTGGTATGGATGAATTAAGCGAAGAGGATAAACTTGTAGTTGATAGAGCTAGAAAAATAGAGAAATATTTATCTCAACCATTCTTTGTTGCTGAAGTTTTTACAGGTAGTCCCGGAAAGTATATAACACTACAAGAGACTATAGAAGGATTTAAAGGCATTTTAGAAGGAAAATACGATGATTTACCTGAAAATGCTTTTTATATGGTTGGAAATATAGATGAGGTTATAGCTAAGGCTGAAAAAATTAAACAAGCTTAA
- the atpG gene encoding ATP synthase F1 subunit gamma, producing the protein MSNLKEIKNKIVSVKNTEKTTKAMKLVSNVKLKKAKEAARKSSAYAIKINEILSEISYELKQNAISLDESNFFNASKEVTKVDIIFVTSDKGLCGGFNMNTIKTVKELINEYKTKQVKIRLRAVGKKGIEYFKFQGVDLLKTYVGVSSSPNYEKAIEIINDAINDFEKGLTDKVILVHNGYKSMIAQQIRINDIVPIEPISTSDIVNKSTSLLEIEAEDKNALMTELIKKYFEYSMYFSLIDSLAAEHSARMQAMDSATSNAKQRVFELNLEYNKARQSSITTELTEIISGVESMK; encoded by the coding sequence ATGTCAAATTTAAAAGAGATTAAAAACAAGATAGTCAGTGTTAAAAATACCGAAAAAACAACTAAGGCTATGAAGCTTGTTTCTAATGTTAAACTCAAAAAAGCTAAAGAAGCGGCTAGAAAATCTAGTGCCTATGCTATTAAAATAAACGAAATTTTAAGTGAAATATCGTATGAATTAAAACAAAATGCAATTTCACTTGATGAAAGTAATTTTTTTAATGCAAGCAAAGAAGTAACAAAGGTTGATATTATTTTTGTTACTTCCGATAAAGGTCTTTGTGGCGGCTTTAATATGAATACTATTAAAACCGTAAAAGAACTTATAAATGAGTATAAAACCAAACAAGTAAAAATAAGACTTAGAGCTGTTGGAAAAAAAGGTATAGAATATTTTAAATTTCAAGGCGTAGATCTTTTAAAAACATATGTCGGGGTTAGCTCTTCACCTAATTATGAAAAAGCTATAGAGATTATAAATGATGCTATTAATGATTTTGAAAAAGGTTTAACCGATAAAGTTATTTTAGTTCATAATGGATATAAGAGCATGATAGCTCAGCAAATTAGAATCAACGATATAGTTCCTATAGAACCTATATCAACATCTGATATTGTAAATAAATCTACTTCGCTTCTTGAGATAGAAGCCGAAGATAAAAATGCACTTATGACAGAACTCATTAAGAAGTATTTTGAATATAGTATGTATTTTTCATTAATAGACAGCTTGGCAGCTGAACATAGTGCTAGAATGCAGGCTATGGATAGTGCTACAAGTAATGCAAAACAGAGAGTTTTTGAGCTAAATTTAGAATATAACAAGGCTAGACAAAGTTCTATTACTACAGAGCTTACTGAGATTATCAGTGGCGTTGAATCAATGAAATAA